A section of the Vespa velutina chromosome 6, iVesVel2.1, whole genome shotgun sequence genome encodes:
- the LOC124949951 gene encoding vacuolar protein sorting-associated protein 8 homolog isoform X1 — protein sequence MAENGLGSEIGSQEYLATEAINLDFIELDHAEYAIPTVEELPSLESILTEPDCTSLSGTDDDLGAASIEKLGSSETTSVGSHLSLNSLNKSSKASQHPPSGAILRHVILKGISAQIVSASERVNAGLASAVTAGGNMLVIGTSHGLILNFDSSQTLRWCDQEARYQGSVSALCFNHDGSRILAGFARGLILMIDSSDGKVLRTLTEVHPLDTAVLHVKFTDSSKVALCSDSGGSVFELNFTRVMGVRGCDSRCLFSGSRGEVCTLEPLLLNNLPSHPLKNYTLVAMATLSKVIVVCIRPRMRVLLTHSLSGAAIAPPQLSWQLVVIQAADASRVVDPVLALARDDVVHFYQVSTEAGTRVKLSPLRRMSFPYTISNLRWLNPRSLVVLDTQERLHLLDVRTQDSLETLDMSRVCISYASSHFKGLCTGGNVSKAMALAGERACYNTVITFGNQLLLLGTKSLHAVCIRTWTERLQHLTMQGRFPEALALGLSFYQDKGKAVVGLRGSKQRRKQIVRDTVCQVLIQYMEQLNHSSMTDNTEFDIVSICVDYCIQLENTELLFGRLWDLVSETEGLKSSYLCALESPLLNGSLNPRLPPLIVQQLFILYDQEGKVDSLQTIAVLLDIDCLDIHQITTICRRRSLWEALIHLQTAALGDFTAPIHQLVPILQNTLTNTKESLSRDILQLGNALLVYASCCLAGRGFPRDTLPEVMSQRAKTDILRALLSQHSSLASDAERQYPYLRTLLRFDAKGFLDVIAIAFQEPEFTSEMGLRQRQRLIDILLSIVLPSTPLTPMNSDYITDEQRTLVLIFIVNEAAGDTINLEPNMLIRIVEVLCDCSSVVTSRDLKSEKENAVLGLLNSKKLRNISDTTLLNLAQKANFMRVAELLYTAREDWVAVCKCMILDPTRHCDIWPWLERLPAASLYPVLVTSASALVAINVTQFALIIANRVQNKIPEILKKFDGTISLEYALLGALYQLSQYKEEETSPELSTELLEKYLTLMCKIEPENVVNHINGPHGCRLDEALKIVKQSNHIDAEAVMLEKLGNYQEAFDLLLNQFKNHLNMYCKDKAFEKEAIITAMQLAGMCRRSAGSLSWMPLVEVVLKTHSDSINENVEKLSGNLLKIILESLSGTTALSTVLEQILKHPLSKSGTIGDIRQLLEGVLTHSQYEQTLVETTARLVSLELHKALKTSLRDAGKACASISLICPICRQILCQSTNYVAIFECGHGYHLDCLGEPRSCYKCLNAKGWAPVVTNIIRTSNSHLERKQILPPEFMRTKNFSLSLAPPTSVPDLEGIF from the exons atggctgAAAATGGGTTGGGATCTGAAATTGGATCTCAAGAGTATCTTGCAACAGAAGCTattaatttagattttatCGAG ttAGATCATGCAGAATATGCCATACCAACTGTGGAAGAATTACCCTCCTTAGAAAGTATATTAACAGAACCTGATTGTACGTCATTGTCAGGAACGGACGATGATCTTGGAGCTGCATCGATTGAGAAATTAGGTAGTAGTGAGACAACCAGTGTTGGCAGTCATTTATCTTTGAATTCACTCAATAAATCTTCCAAAGCTTCACAGCATCCACCGTCTGGAGCTATTTTAAGACACGTAATTTTAAAGGGTATTTCTGCACAAATTGTATCAGCAAGT GAAAGGGTCAATGCTGGATTAGCAAGTGCAGTTACTGCTGGTGGAAATATGTTAGTAATTGGTACTAGTCAtggtttaatattaaactttgaTTCATCACAAACATTACGATGGTGTGATCAAGAAGCCAGATATCAAGGATCTGTTTCTGCATTGTGTTTTAATCACGATGGAAGTAGAATATTGGCTGGTTTTGCTAGAGGTCttattttaatgatcgatAGTAGTGATGGAAAAGTTTTAAGAACACTTACCGAAGTTCATCCACTTGACACGGCTGTATTACATGTTAAA tttacAGATTCTTCAAAAGTTGCACTTTGTAGCGATAGCGGTGGATCtgtatttgaattaaattttacaagaGTTATGGGAGTTCGAGGCTGTGATAGTAGATGCTTATTTAGTGGTTCTAGAGGTGAAGTGTGCACTTTAGAACCTTTATTACTAAATAATTTACCTTCTCatccattaaaaaattacacatTAGTAGCAATGGCCACATTATCTAAG GTGATTGTTGTTTGCATACGACCCAGAATGAGAGTTCTTCTAACACATTCACTATCAGGTGCTGCAATTGCACCTCCACAACTTTCTTGGCAGTTAGTTGTAATACAAGCAGCTGATGCATCTCGAGTAGTTGATCCAGTATTGGCTCTTGCACGGGATGATGTAGTACATTTTTACCAa GTATCTACTGAAGCTGGTACCAGAGTGAAGTTATCTCCTCTTCGCAGAATGTCATTTCCATATACTATAAGCAATTTACGGTGGTTGAATCCAAGATCTTTAGTTGTATTAGATACTCAAGAAAGATTACATTTATTAGATGTAAGAACGCAAGATAGTTTAGAAACATTGGATATGAGCCGTGTTTGTATTTCATATGCTTCCAGTCATTTCAAAGGATTATGTACAGGTGGTAACGTTTCTAAG GCAATGGCATTAGCTGGTGAAAGAGCATGCTACAATACTGTTATAACATTTGGAAATCAACTTTTGTTATTAGGTACAAAAAGCTTACATGCAGTATGCATAAGAACATGGACAGAACGATTGCAGCACCTAACAATGCag GGCCGTTTTCCAGAAGCTTTGGCCTTAGGACTTTCCTTCTATCAAGATAAAGGTAAAGCTGTCGTTGGTCTTAGAGGCTCGAAACAACGGCGAAAACAAATAGTTCGTGACACAGTTTGTCAAGTCTTGATTCAATATATGGAACAATTGAATCATTCCTCTATGACTGATAATACAGAATTTGATATAGTCAGTATTTGTGTGGATTACTGTATACAATTGGAAAATACAGAATTATTATTTGGACGATTATGGGATTTGGTATCTGAAACCGAAGGGCTCAAATCAAGTTATTTGTGCGCTCTTGAAAGTCCATTACTGAATGGAAGTCTCAATCCAAGATTACCACCTTTAATAGTTcaacaattatttatcttgTATGATCAAGAAGGGAAAGTGGATTCGCTTCAAACAATTGCCGTTTTATTAGATATAGATTGCTTAGATATTCATCAG ATAACAACTATTTGTCGCCGAAGAAGTTTGTGGGAAGCTCTTATACATCTTCAGACAGCAGCTTTAGGTGATTTTACAGCACCTATACACCAGCTTGTGCCTATTCTTCAAAATACATTGACAAATACCAAAGAATCATTATCTCGAGATATTCTACAACTTGGTAATGCACTTTTGGTTTATGCTAGTTGTTGTCTTGCGGGACGCGGTTTCCCTAGAGATACACTTCCTGAGGTTATGTCACAGAGGGCAAAAACAGATATATTGAGAGCACTTCTCTCTCAACATTCCAGTCTAGCAAGTGATGCAGAAAGACAATATCCTTATTTGAGGACGCTGCTTCGTTTTGACGCAAAAGGTTTTTTAGATGTAATCGCCATTGCCTTTCAAGAACCAGAATTTACCTCTGAAATGGGTCTTAGACAACGACAAAGActcatagatattttattgagCATTGTTCTACCCAGTACACCTCTTACTCCAATGAATTCAGATTATATTACGGATGAACAAAGGACTTTAGttctaatatttatagtaaatGAAGCAGCAGGAGATACAATTAATTTGGAACCAAATATGTTAATTAGAATAGTAGAAGTATTATGCGATTGCTCATCTGTTGTCACATCTAGGGATCTTAAATCTGAAAAAGAGAATGCAGTGTTAGGACTATTAAACTCAAAGAAATTGCGCAACATATCAGACACTACTTTATTGAATCTTGCACAGAAAGCTAACTT TATGCGAGTCGCAGAGTTGCTGTATACTGCCAGAGAGGATTGGGTAGCAGTTTGCAAGTGCATGATACTTGATCCTACTAGACATTGTGATATCTGGCCTTGGTTGGAGCGACTTCCTGCAGCTTCATTATATCCGGTCTTAGTAACTAGTGCTTCAGCTCTGGTGGCAATAAATGTTACACAATTTGCTCTTATTATTGCGAATCGAGTGCAAAATAAAATTCCTGAAATTCTCAAAAAATTTGATGGTACTATAAGTTTAGAATATGCTCTCCTAGGAGCTCTATATCAACTCAGTCAatataaggaagaagaaactaGTCCAGAATTGTCAACTGAACTtctggaaaaatatttaacactGATGTGTAAGATAGAACCAGAAAAT GTAGTCAATCATATAAATGGACCACATGGTTGTAGATTAGATGAAGcattaaaaatagtaaaacaATCAAATCATATAGATGCTGAAGCAGTAATGCTTGAAAAATTAGGAAATTATCAAGAAGCTTTTGATCTTTtgttaaatcaatttaaaaatcacTTGAACAtg taTTGTAAGGATAAAGCTTTTGAGAAAGAAGCTATTATTACTGCAATGCAATTAGCAGGGATGTGCAGGAGATCTGCTGGAAGCTTGAGTTGGATGCCACTTGTAGAAGTTGTATTGAAAACTCATTCAGACAGTATCAATGAAAATG TTGAGAAATTGAGtggaaatttgttaaaaattattttggaaTCACTTAGTGGTACAACAGCACTATCAACTGTATTAGaacaaattttaaaacatCCACTATCAAAAAGTGGAACGATAGGTGATATACGTCAGTTACTCGAGGGAGTACTAACTCACTCTCAGTATGAACAGACTCTGGTTGAAACTACAGCACGATTGGTCAGCTTAGAACTTCATAAGGCATTGAAAACATCTTTGAG AGATGCAGGAAAAGCTTGTGCAAGCATTTCCCTTATTTGTCCTATATGTAGACAAATTCTATGCCAAAGTACGAATTACGTAGCAATTTTTGAATGTGGACATGGATATCATTTAGACTGTTTGGGAGAACCCAGATCTTGTTATAAATGTTTGAATGCCAAAGGATGGGCACCTGTTGTTACTAATATTATACGGACCAGTAATTCACATCTG gaaagaaaacagattTTGCCACCAGAATTTATGCGTACTAAAAACTTCTCTTTAAGTCTTGCACCACCAACTTCTGTTCCTGATCTTGAAggcattttttaa
- the LOC124949951 gene encoding vacuolar protein sorting-associated protein 8 homolog isoform X3 — protein MAENGLGSEIGSQEYLATEAINLDFIELDHAEYAIPTVEELPSLESILTEPDCTSLSGTDDDLGAASIEKLGSSETTSVGSHLSLNSLNKSSKASQHPPSGAILRHVILKGISAQIVSASERVNAGLASAVTAGGNMLVIGTSHGLILNFDSSQTLRWCDQEARYQGSVSALCFNHDGSRILAGFARGLILMIDSSDGKVLRTLTEVHPLDTAVLHVKFTDSSKVALCSDSGGSVFELNFTRVMGVRGCDSRCLFSGSRGEVCTLEPLLLNNLPSHPLKNYTLVAMATLSKVIVVCIRPRMRVLLTHSLSGAAIAPPQLSWQLVVIQAADASRVVDPVLALARDDVVHFYQVSTEAGTRVKLSPLRRMSFPYTISNLRWLNPRSLVVLDTQERLHLLDVRTQDSLETLDMSRVCISYASSHFKGLCTGGNVSKAMALAGERACYNTVITFGNQLLLLGTKSLHAVCIRTWTERLQHLTMQGRFPEALALGLSFYQDKGKAVVGLRGSKQRRKQIVRDTVCQVLIQYMEQLNHSSMTDNTEFDIVSICVDYCIQLENTELLFGRLWDLVSETEGLKSSYLCALESPLLNGSLNPRLPPLIVQQLFILYDQEGKVDSLQTIAVLLDIDCLDIHQITTICRRRSLWEALIHLQTAALGDFTAPIHQLVPILQNTLTNTKESLSRDILQLGNALLVYASCCLAGRGFPRDTLPEVMSQRAKTDILRALLSQHSSLASDAERQYPYLRTLLRFDAKGFLDVIAIAFQEPEFTSEMGLRQRQRLIDILLSIVLPSTPLTPMNSDYITDEQRTLVLIFIVNEAAGDTINLEPNMLIRIVEVLCDCSSVVTSRDLKSEKENAVLGLLNSKKLRNISDTTLLNLAQKANFMRVAELLYTAREDWVAVCKCMILDPTRHCDIWPWLERLPAASLYPVLVTSASALVAINVTQFALIIANRVQNKIPEILKKFDGTISLEYALLGALYQLSQYKEEETSPELSTELLEKYLTLMCKIEPENVVNHINGPHGCRLDEALKIVKQSNHIDAEAVMLEKLGNYQEAFDLLLNQFKNHLNMYCKDKAFEKEAIITAMQLAGMCRRSAGSLSWMPLVEVVLKTHSDSINENVTNCS, from the exons atggctgAAAATGGGTTGGGATCTGAAATTGGATCTCAAGAGTATCTTGCAACAGAAGCTattaatttagattttatCGAG ttAGATCATGCAGAATATGCCATACCAACTGTGGAAGAATTACCCTCCTTAGAAAGTATATTAACAGAACCTGATTGTACGTCATTGTCAGGAACGGACGATGATCTTGGAGCTGCATCGATTGAGAAATTAGGTAGTAGTGAGACAACCAGTGTTGGCAGTCATTTATCTTTGAATTCACTCAATAAATCTTCCAAAGCTTCACAGCATCCACCGTCTGGAGCTATTTTAAGACACGTAATTTTAAAGGGTATTTCTGCACAAATTGTATCAGCAAGT GAAAGGGTCAATGCTGGATTAGCAAGTGCAGTTACTGCTGGTGGAAATATGTTAGTAATTGGTACTAGTCAtggtttaatattaaactttgaTTCATCACAAACATTACGATGGTGTGATCAAGAAGCCAGATATCAAGGATCTGTTTCTGCATTGTGTTTTAATCACGATGGAAGTAGAATATTGGCTGGTTTTGCTAGAGGTCttattttaatgatcgatAGTAGTGATGGAAAAGTTTTAAGAACACTTACCGAAGTTCATCCACTTGACACGGCTGTATTACATGTTAAA tttacAGATTCTTCAAAAGTTGCACTTTGTAGCGATAGCGGTGGATCtgtatttgaattaaattttacaagaGTTATGGGAGTTCGAGGCTGTGATAGTAGATGCTTATTTAGTGGTTCTAGAGGTGAAGTGTGCACTTTAGAACCTTTATTACTAAATAATTTACCTTCTCatccattaaaaaattacacatTAGTAGCAATGGCCACATTATCTAAG GTGATTGTTGTTTGCATACGACCCAGAATGAGAGTTCTTCTAACACATTCACTATCAGGTGCTGCAATTGCACCTCCACAACTTTCTTGGCAGTTAGTTGTAATACAAGCAGCTGATGCATCTCGAGTAGTTGATCCAGTATTGGCTCTTGCACGGGATGATGTAGTACATTTTTACCAa GTATCTACTGAAGCTGGTACCAGAGTGAAGTTATCTCCTCTTCGCAGAATGTCATTTCCATATACTATAAGCAATTTACGGTGGTTGAATCCAAGATCTTTAGTTGTATTAGATACTCAAGAAAGATTACATTTATTAGATGTAAGAACGCAAGATAGTTTAGAAACATTGGATATGAGCCGTGTTTGTATTTCATATGCTTCCAGTCATTTCAAAGGATTATGTACAGGTGGTAACGTTTCTAAG GCAATGGCATTAGCTGGTGAAAGAGCATGCTACAATACTGTTATAACATTTGGAAATCAACTTTTGTTATTAGGTACAAAAAGCTTACATGCAGTATGCATAAGAACATGGACAGAACGATTGCAGCACCTAACAATGCag GGCCGTTTTCCAGAAGCTTTGGCCTTAGGACTTTCCTTCTATCAAGATAAAGGTAAAGCTGTCGTTGGTCTTAGAGGCTCGAAACAACGGCGAAAACAAATAGTTCGTGACACAGTTTGTCAAGTCTTGATTCAATATATGGAACAATTGAATCATTCCTCTATGACTGATAATACAGAATTTGATATAGTCAGTATTTGTGTGGATTACTGTATACAATTGGAAAATACAGAATTATTATTTGGACGATTATGGGATTTGGTATCTGAAACCGAAGGGCTCAAATCAAGTTATTTGTGCGCTCTTGAAAGTCCATTACTGAATGGAAGTCTCAATCCAAGATTACCACCTTTAATAGTTcaacaattatttatcttgTATGATCAAGAAGGGAAAGTGGATTCGCTTCAAACAATTGCCGTTTTATTAGATATAGATTGCTTAGATATTCATCAG ATAACAACTATTTGTCGCCGAAGAAGTTTGTGGGAAGCTCTTATACATCTTCAGACAGCAGCTTTAGGTGATTTTACAGCACCTATACACCAGCTTGTGCCTATTCTTCAAAATACATTGACAAATACCAAAGAATCATTATCTCGAGATATTCTACAACTTGGTAATGCACTTTTGGTTTATGCTAGTTGTTGTCTTGCGGGACGCGGTTTCCCTAGAGATACACTTCCTGAGGTTATGTCACAGAGGGCAAAAACAGATATATTGAGAGCACTTCTCTCTCAACATTCCAGTCTAGCAAGTGATGCAGAAAGACAATATCCTTATTTGAGGACGCTGCTTCGTTTTGACGCAAAAGGTTTTTTAGATGTAATCGCCATTGCCTTTCAAGAACCAGAATTTACCTCTGAAATGGGTCTTAGACAACGACAAAGActcatagatattttattgagCATTGTTCTACCCAGTACACCTCTTACTCCAATGAATTCAGATTATATTACGGATGAACAAAGGACTTTAGttctaatatttatagtaaatGAAGCAGCAGGAGATACAATTAATTTGGAACCAAATATGTTAATTAGAATAGTAGAAGTATTATGCGATTGCTCATCTGTTGTCACATCTAGGGATCTTAAATCTGAAAAAGAGAATGCAGTGTTAGGACTATTAAACTCAAAGAAATTGCGCAACATATCAGACACTACTTTATTGAATCTTGCACAGAAAGCTAACTT TATGCGAGTCGCAGAGTTGCTGTATACTGCCAGAGAGGATTGGGTAGCAGTTTGCAAGTGCATGATACTTGATCCTACTAGACATTGTGATATCTGGCCTTGGTTGGAGCGACTTCCTGCAGCTTCATTATATCCGGTCTTAGTAACTAGTGCTTCAGCTCTGGTGGCAATAAATGTTACACAATTTGCTCTTATTATTGCGAATCGAGTGCAAAATAAAATTCCTGAAATTCTCAAAAAATTTGATGGTACTATAAGTTTAGAATATGCTCTCCTAGGAGCTCTATATCAACTCAGTCAatataaggaagaagaaactaGTCCAGAATTGTCAACTGAACTtctggaaaaatatttaacactGATGTGTAAGATAGAACCAGAAAAT GTAGTCAATCATATAAATGGACCACATGGTTGTAGATTAGATGAAGcattaaaaatagtaaaacaATCAAATCATATAGATGCTGAAGCAGTAATGCTTGAAAAATTAGGAAATTATCAAGAAGCTTTTGATCTTTtgttaaatcaatttaaaaatcacTTGAACAtg taTTGTAAGGATAAAGCTTTTGAGAAAGAAGCTATTATTACTGCAATGCAATTAGCAGGGATGTGCAGGAGATCTGCTGGAAGCTTGAGTTGGATGCCACTTGTAGAAGTTGTATTGAAAACTCATTCAGACAGTATCAATGAAAATG taacaAATTGCAGTTGA
- the LOC124949951 gene encoding vacuolar protein sorting-associated protein 8 homolog isoform X2, producing MAENGLGSEIGSQEYLATEAINLDFIELDHAEYAIPTVEELPSLESILTEPDCTSLSGTDDDLGAASIEKLGSSETTSVGSHLSLNSLNKSSKASQHPPSGAILRHVILKGISAQIVSASERVNAGLASAVTAGGNMLVIGTSHGLILNFDSSQTLRWCDQEARYQGSVSALCFNHDGSRILAGFARGLILMIDSSDGKVLRTLTEVHPLDTAVLHVKFTDSSKVALCSDSGGSVFELNFTRVMGVRGCDSRCLFSGSRGEVCTLEPLLLNNLPSHPLKNYTLVAMATLSKVIVVCIRPRMRVLLTHSLSGAAIAPPQLSWQLVVIQAADASRVVDPVLALARDDVVHFYQVSTEAGTRVKLSPLRRMSFPYTISNLRWLNPRSLVVLDTQERLHLLDVRTQDSLETLDMSRVCISYASSHFKGLCTGGNVSKAMALAGERACYNTVITFGNQLLLLGTKSLHAVCIRTWTERLQHLTMQGRFPEALALGLSFYQDKGKAVVGLRGSKQRRKQIVRDTVCQVLIQYMEQLNHSSMTDNTEFDIVSICVDYCIQLENTELLFGRLWDLVSETEGLKSSYLCALESPLLNGSLNPRLPPLIVQQLFILYDQEGKVDSLQTIAVLLDIDCLDIHQITTICRRRSLWEALIHLQTAALGDFTAPIHQLVPILQNTLTNTKESLSRDILQLGNALLVYASCCLAGRGFPRDTLPEVMSQRAKTDILRALLSQHSSLASDAERQYPYLRTLLRFDAKGFLDVIAIAFQEPEFTSEMGLRQRQRLIDILLSIVLPSTPLTPMNSDYITDEQRTLVLIFIVNEAAGDTINLEPNMLIRIVEVLCDCSSVVTSRDLKSEKENAVLGLLNSKKLRNISDTTLLNLAQKANFMRVAELLYTAREDWVAVCKCMILDPTRHCDIWPWLERLPAASLYPVLVTSASALVAINVTQFALIIANRVQNKIPEILKKFDGTISLEYALLGALYQLSQYKEEETSPELSTELLEKYLTLMCKIEPENYCKDKAFEKEAIITAMQLAGMCRRSAGSLSWMPLVEVVLKTHSDSINENVEKLSGNLLKIILESLSGTTALSTVLEQILKHPLSKSGTIGDIRQLLEGVLTHSQYEQTLVETTARLVSLELHKALKTSLRDAGKACASISLICPICRQILCQSTNYVAIFECGHGYHLDCLGEPRSCYKCLNAKGWAPVVTNIIRTSNSHLERKQILPPEFMRTKNFSLSLAPPTSVPDLEGIF from the exons atggctgAAAATGGGTTGGGATCTGAAATTGGATCTCAAGAGTATCTTGCAACAGAAGCTattaatttagattttatCGAG ttAGATCATGCAGAATATGCCATACCAACTGTGGAAGAATTACCCTCCTTAGAAAGTATATTAACAGAACCTGATTGTACGTCATTGTCAGGAACGGACGATGATCTTGGAGCTGCATCGATTGAGAAATTAGGTAGTAGTGAGACAACCAGTGTTGGCAGTCATTTATCTTTGAATTCACTCAATAAATCTTCCAAAGCTTCACAGCATCCACCGTCTGGAGCTATTTTAAGACACGTAATTTTAAAGGGTATTTCTGCACAAATTGTATCAGCAAGT GAAAGGGTCAATGCTGGATTAGCAAGTGCAGTTACTGCTGGTGGAAATATGTTAGTAATTGGTACTAGTCAtggtttaatattaaactttgaTTCATCACAAACATTACGATGGTGTGATCAAGAAGCCAGATATCAAGGATCTGTTTCTGCATTGTGTTTTAATCACGATGGAAGTAGAATATTGGCTGGTTTTGCTAGAGGTCttattttaatgatcgatAGTAGTGATGGAAAAGTTTTAAGAACACTTACCGAAGTTCATCCACTTGACACGGCTGTATTACATGTTAAA tttacAGATTCTTCAAAAGTTGCACTTTGTAGCGATAGCGGTGGATCtgtatttgaattaaattttacaagaGTTATGGGAGTTCGAGGCTGTGATAGTAGATGCTTATTTAGTGGTTCTAGAGGTGAAGTGTGCACTTTAGAACCTTTATTACTAAATAATTTACCTTCTCatccattaaaaaattacacatTAGTAGCAATGGCCACATTATCTAAG GTGATTGTTGTTTGCATACGACCCAGAATGAGAGTTCTTCTAACACATTCACTATCAGGTGCTGCAATTGCACCTCCACAACTTTCTTGGCAGTTAGTTGTAATACAAGCAGCTGATGCATCTCGAGTAGTTGATCCAGTATTGGCTCTTGCACGGGATGATGTAGTACATTTTTACCAa GTATCTACTGAAGCTGGTACCAGAGTGAAGTTATCTCCTCTTCGCAGAATGTCATTTCCATATACTATAAGCAATTTACGGTGGTTGAATCCAAGATCTTTAGTTGTATTAGATACTCAAGAAAGATTACATTTATTAGATGTAAGAACGCAAGATAGTTTAGAAACATTGGATATGAGCCGTGTTTGTATTTCATATGCTTCCAGTCATTTCAAAGGATTATGTACAGGTGGTAACGTTTCTAAG GCAATGGCATTAGCTGGTGAAAGAGCATGCTACAATACTGTTATAACATTTGGAAATCAACTTTTGTTATTAGGTACAAAAAGCTTACATGCAGTATGCATAAGAACATGGACAGAACGATTGCAGCACCTAACAATGCag GGCCGTTTTCCAGAAGCTTTGGCCTTAGGACTTTCCTTCTATCAAGATAAAGGTAAAGCTGTCGTTGGTCTTAGAGGCTCGAAACAACGGCGAAAACAAATAGTTCGTGACACAGTTTGTCAAGTCTTGATTCAATATATGGAACAATTGAATCATTCCTCTATGACTGATAATACAGAATTTGATATAGTCAGTATTTGTGTGGATTACTGTATACAATTGGAAAATACAGAATTATTATTTGGACGATTATGGGATTTGGTATCTGAAACCGAAGGGCTCAAATCAAGTTATTTGTGCGCTCTTGAAAGTCCATTACTGAATGGAAGTCTCAATCCAAGATTACCACCTTTAATAGTTcaacaattatttatcttgTATGATCAAGAAGGGAAAGTGGATTCGCTTCAAACAATTGCCGTTTTATTAGATATAGATTGCTTAGATATTCATCAG ATAACAACTATTTGTCGCCGAAGAAGTTTGTGGGAAGCTCTTATACATCTTCAGACAGCAGCTTTAGGTGATTTTACAGCACCTATACACCAGCTTGTGCCTATTCTTCAAAATACATTGACAAATACCAAAGAATCATTATCTCGAGATATTCTACAACTTGGTAATGCACTTTTGGTTTATGCTAGTTGTTGTCTTGCGGGACGCGGTTTCCCTAGAGATACACTTCCTGAGGTTATGTCACAGAGGGCAAAAACAGATATATTGAGAGCACTTCTCTCTCAACATTCCAGTCTAGCAAGTGATGCAGAAAGACAATATCCTTATTTGAGGACGCTGCTTCGTTTTGACGCAAAAGGTTTTTTAGATGTAATCGCCATTGCCTTTCAAGAACCAGAATTTACCTCTGAAATGGGTCTTAGACAACGACAAAGActcatagatattttattgagCATTGTTCTACCCAGTACACCTCTTACTCCAATGAATTCAGATTATATTACGGATGAACAAAGGACTTTAGttctaatatttatagtaaatGAAGCAGCAGGAGATACAATTAATTTGGAACCAAATATGTTAATTAGAATAGTAGAAGTATTATGCGATTGCTCATCTGTTGTCACATCTAGGGATCTTAAATCTGAAAAAGAGAATGCAGTGTTAGGACTATTAAACTCAAAGAAATTGCGCAACATATCAGACACTACTTTATTGAATCTTGCACAGAAAGCTAACTT TATGCGAGTCGCAGAGTTGCTGTATACTGCCAGAGAGGATTGGGTAGCAGTTTGCAAGTGCATGATACTTGATCCTACTAGACATTGTGATATCTGGCCTTGGTTGGAGCGACTTCCTGCAGCTTCATTATATCCGGTCTTAGTAACTAGTGCTTCAGCTCTGGTGGCAATAAATGTTACACAATTTGCTCTTATTATTGCGAATCGAGTGCAAAATAAAATTCCTGAAATTCTCAAAAAATTTGATGGTACTATAAGTTTAGAATATGCTCTCCTAGGAGCTCTATATCAACTCAGTCAatataaggaagaagaaactaGTCCAGAATTGTCAACTGAACTtctggaaaaatatttaacactGATGTGTAAGATAGAACCAGAAAAT taTTGTAAGGATAAAGCTTTTGAGAAAGAAGCTATTATTACTGCAATGCAATTAGCAGGGATGTGCAGGAGATCTGCTGGAAGCTTGAGTTGGATGCCACTTGTAGAAGTTGTATTGAAAACTCATTCAGACAGTATCAATGAAAATG TTGAGAAATTGAGtggaaatttgttaaaaattattttggaaTCACTTAGTGGTACAACAGCACTATCAACTGTATTAGaacaaattttaaaacatCCACTATCAAAAAGTGGAACGATAGGTGATATACGTCAGTTACTCGAGGGAGTACTAACTCACTCTCAGTATGAACAGACTCTGGTTGAAACTACAGCACGATTGGTCAGCTTAGAACTTCATAAGGCATTGAAAACATCTTTGAG AGATGCAGGAAAAGCTTGTGCAAGCATTTCCCTTATTTGTCCTATATGTAGACAAATTCTATGCCAAAGTACGAATTACGTAGCAATTTTTGAATGTGGACATGGATATCATTTAGACTGTTTGGGAGAACCCAGATCTTGTTATAAATGTTTGAATGCCAAAGGATGGGCACCTGTTGTTACTAATATTATACGGACCAGTAATTCACATCTG gaaagaaaacagattTTGCCACCAGAATTTATGCGTACTAAAAACTTCTCTTTAAGTCTTGCACCACCAACTTCTGTTCCTGATCTTGAAggcattttttaa